acacacacacacacatacagtacacaactcacacacacacacattctgcattGCCAACACTAACTCCTCCACTTGTACTCACATCACCGAGTACCTCCAGGTCAGGGCCCTGGAACAGATGATTGTTTAGACAAGGATTTGCAGTGGAGGGGTTTCTCTCTGTATCCAGTGCACACAACGTTTCTTTTTCCATcctatctcctcctctcatcttttcctgccaccttctcctctcactctcccaCCATTacactcctctccccctctccattttttcacacactgtaccttgGCGAGCCTGCCCATCTGGTCCTCTgccaggctgctgctggtgcgTCCCGGTGTGGTAGTGGgctcccctccatccccctccacGCCCGGCCAAACCTTCAGGTCATGCATCCCTTGCCGGAACATACTAGAAGAGGGGCGAGATGACGTGTTTCAAAGTTACATGTCACACTTAAGCGGAAAAAATCTGTGCAGCTGTGGGGTTAAGCAGGGACTCGCCCGTATTTGCCAAAGAGAGTGACAGTAGTGCCCCCCACGGGTACAGCTCTGCCCGGCCCATAGATGTCCCACACTGTAAGGGCGACCTGGGCACTTTGGGGGAGGTCCGGATACTTGACCGGCAGTCGCAGCCACTCGTTCCAGCTgcagagggaacagagagaataaaagacgGGGGAGTGGAGTGTGAGAATAGAACAATATAAAGTCTGAGAAACTGAAATGTAACTTTTGCGATGTTTAGAGAAAATGACGGGGTTGGGGGTTCCAACCCTCGCCGTAGTAGTGTCGTGACGTgttttaaaacttaaatgtaGTATGTGGATGTGGCCTCAGTAAAGTTTAAAGATCAACAAGACTGCAAAGCTGAGATTTACTTGATAAAAAGtttaaagacttttaaaagaagaagagaataaaTGCTATgtggaaacttaaaaaaaaaaaatgtatacagttGTGATCGGGAGAGAGAACACTGCGACTGGAACTCACTTCCAGCGTGTGCTGAACGCTTTGTACGAGGTGCGAACGGGCAAGGCGAGGGGCTTCCCCTCGGCGAACACCTGACAGGTGACGTAGAGGTCCGAGCAGTTCTCCTGGTAGAGGCCCGAGAACCGGAGCATGGGGTCCTCCAGCAGCGCCTTGTAGCTTTTCTGCTCGCGCTTCCCTTCTAAACTGCCtctgaggaagaaagagagagaagggacaAAGAGGCAGTTGGTTGATGTTATCCAAGACGAGTACAACTCAAGTAAATCAACAGAATTATCcatgctgctttttttatttaacgGTGTCTTATTATTAAAGTTCTTTATGTTAAAGTCCTAatcaaacaatatatatatattttattcataaaaaggGTTAAGCGGAGTAAGCATCAACTGTTCTGTCAGTTGATTTCAGTTTTACCGTATAATCAACAACTGCattacaaatgtattaattcaattattaaataaaatgatgaattttttggggggtggaaTACACCTTCACAAATGTGAGGAGAGGCAGCGAAAGTCgtatttacaaatatataaatgagaGGAAAGCAGTTCTCGGCAATTCTGGCCATTAGCTTCTCTGAATAACAGTGACACGTTTGATTCAAACTTGTTAGCTGGacagtctgtcacacacacacacacacacacacacacacacttccttacAGTACAATGACAATTTCTCGGGACATTTATTCTAACCTTAAACAAACGTATGGCTTCATAAGATCTAATGATCTACGCAGTGAGGACTTGGATTTTGTCCTCAGAAAGGAAGTAAAGTCCAcatgatgtatgtgtgtgtgtgtgtggggggggggtctgtaaTCGTGTCCCTCGTGATGtgggtttacacacacacacaaacacacacacatacatacacacacacagacagactgactgaccaacacacaaacaggcacacgcacacacacacacacacacacacacacacacacacacacacactgtacaatagATATATGGTAAAACATCCGGGCATGTCACTGGATACGATTAGTTCCGCCTTCcgacacaaaatacatttaaacaacGACCGCGTTCAAGTTCCCCAAAAAACTCACATCTTAAGTTGAACGTTGATGTCCAGGTCACAGCTGTAGACATAGTTGAACTTGTCGGTGTCCATCTTCCGACGGGGAAACACTCGATACGACAGCCAGAAAAACCTGACGACtccaacattaaaaacaaaaaacagaacccGGACGTTGTTGTGTGTGACACTCGGCGGATTGGTTTGCGACGACAAGGCCCACACGGGTCAGCaccaagggaagaaaaaaaaaaaaagactccgCCGGAACCCAGCTTACAACGGAGCTCGGTCCGTGCTCGGCTTACTCCGAAAAATGCCTTTGAACACTTAAATTCGCTGCAGAGACATTCTTTCGACGGCCGTCTCGTCGGGCATGATtcggtgttttttttttgttgggatGAGAGACGAGCTACACAACAACACCGCAGCAACTGACATCTACGAGCCGCCAGGCCAGAGCAGACGATCACAGAAGCGCTCGGGCGCACAGGGCCCGGCCGGCTATCGTCGCCTCGCGGATCGATTAGTCGAGTCTggtagggaggggagggagtaGACAAGAGAGGCGGGGTTTCCAGCCCCATGCTTGTTAAAGGTACATTACAGCCAAATTAAAAGAGCAATAATAAGCATTATTTTTAGCTCCCAAAAGCAGCATTACATAAGGAGATAAAGCATCATTTTGTACCGATAGGCATgatatgtaaaaaattaaaataatagtaataatacaaAACACCCAGTAATGAAGTAAACTACTAtatcagataagataagatctgcttttattatatatataatatatatattcgtcccacaatggggaaatttgggcattacagcagcaaagtgcaCAGAataatatagaaagaaatttacaaaaaagcaatagtatgtacaaaatataacaaaataataacattaaattagaAAAGGTATATAAAaagcagtagcaatagttgcacgtggagactaaatataaatattgcacagttggctAATGCACTTTAAATGtatcagtgaattattttttacagtggttgagtcctgtgtgtgttttgtgtttggtcTATTgagagagcagtgctggttgtacagtctcacagcagcaggaaggaaggaccttaACATGAGCAAATAAAcgaaaatgcaaataaataaatatattcaacaATGTGTCTTAGGCTTTTAGCAACTATATAAAGACATTCAAAATAATTCCAAAGatatattatttcttttcttcattattCCGTCAGccagagctttaaaaaaaaatgttgctcaaaGGCCGAAAGAGGGtgatcaaacttttttttgtgcgtgtgaaGCTTTCAACCACATGACACTGCCCATGTGAGTGGACCAAGTATTTGTTTAATTCATCTATATAACTTTAAGGACTCAAATTAAAGCATAAAAGTTCATTGTTGCCCTTGGAAATAATTGTTTGATCAACAGCCTATAccaatatttttcttgttcaataatgtgtataaatatataaatacaaacatctTAACTCGGTTGATATCTTTACTTAAATCAAATAGGCTAAGGACTGCAGCTCTTTTGttaattcaatgtttgattcTCACAAAGCAAaatttgtgttgctgcacaACATACGATAAAAATATATGACTGATACTATTGCTAATTGGCCATTAGTACTGTCACTAATAGCAACTTTAGTTTGGTATCAGAGAGATACACGTCAGTGTGGATACACTGACGCACAATTTATCGGGGAATGTTAAACTATAGAAAGCGACGGCAATTACAGaattgtgcaaaataaaaaaagatgtctgtAGGTAAGCCAAGTATGATGATTTAATGACGACAGTCTTGTTAAAAAATTTTAACAGAACGGTCTCCCCCTGTTAAAATGCGCTCGTCACCAATTAAGTGCACATCCGTGAAGGGAAACAGGCGTGTGTGACAGGAAAATCCtcatcttttgttttgatgagaACCTCCCTTTTTAATCGATGCTGACGACAACTCTAGTTGACAAATCGGGGCCGTGAACTCGCGGTCGCCGTATTGCAAGGGGGGGGCCCGCAGGCTCTGCAGAGGGAAACACCTGAACTAATTGTAGAAATAgtatccaaacaaaacaaaacatatttcaagtGAATTAGGAAATTGACTTCTGAAGTTCCAAAACTATTCCATAAGGCCTTTGTCATTATcttaaatgttcatattaagGAGAGGAAgccttcacagaaaaaaaaaactgagcagcCTGAGAGAGGCAAGTGTGAGTCATCCGGctgactgaagaagaagaagaagaagcagcccCTGATGAGGGGAGACCTCTCAACACTCCACAACTACTGTGGGGGTACCACAGAGAAAAGGCACGTAAAACGGCCATGTTACGTGGCCCCGGGGGCCTCCTGTGTGAGGCTTTGAGAGAGATTTTTCCTATGATCTCGCATGTACAGACTGCAGATAGCAAGCGGGTGGAAGAAGATGAGCTAATGTTTGGTTGGCCTGGGGAGCAATATTGAGCCGCATTGTCAGGGGCCAGATTGCCACACATGTTCTCCCGCACAACCTGCACTGCTGTAACCCTTGGTGACAGgttggacatatttttttcacttttatataTCTAATTTTGtcgaatatatattttttcattactttaaGTTCCAGTCTTCATCTTTCTCCTTGTactagttttttttctatttttctattgtttgctgtgcaccaaaacaccaaatcAAATTCCTTGTAAACTgacttggcaataaacacgattctgattctgatcacatttaaataaaaattacacagaaataaacacaggTGCACGTCATATTAAAATTGGAAACAGATACATATTCGGGGACTGATACCCAggattaaaatatgaataaatacactACAATATTAATGCTGAACACCAAACAATGtcaatttgttttcaaattgtCGCAAGGTCCtcttactttgtgtttttttgtgttatagCAGTTGAGTCAATTTTAGGCCAGTACACGTCTGAGTTAGTATCGAACCCCAGAAAGGATACACACGTGTTCAACATACACACGATGACCCCTATTaaccttccacacacacaatcaaattCACCAATGGTTTTCAAGCAAGAGAAGCGAAAACACTATTCATATAAATTCAAAAGAAGCATCtatagatttttctttatttctttatcgtagaaaaaatgaagaatctAAACGACAAAAGTTCTTTATAATCAGTcggtagaaaaaagaaaaatccacttTGGGTTTTGCCGGTGGCCACATCACGTacagaaatactgtacatgtacagagAAACGGATGGACAAGTTGGAAGGAAAAACCAACACAGTGTCATGGTAAAGGTGTCGGGCTTCAGCACTCCGTGACATAGATTCAACAAAGTTTCTCAAACTCTCCTTGAGAGTCATTTTTCCGCTcaacacatttcctctctcGATGTTATGATGATCGGTGTCGGGGGGATGGGGGGCACCGTCAACCTAGATGCTCCAACGATCTTCCGTAGGTGTTCATTTGATACTGTGGAGGCCGTAGCGTATGATGATTCATGCTATTTTCATACGCGTCAAAGCATCCAGTGACTGTATGGAAGCATCTGTATCCATTTATCGAGGTCTGTACATTCAGACAAGTGAGGGCCCCTTAGTAACTACTGTGTAGCGACACACTGTGTGTAGCAGTCTACAACGCAAGCTCCGTGCAGTAGATCATACTCTTTTGTTTTAGATTAATATCTAGGCCTGTGTTTTACATGTGTGTATTAGTCTCATCTTCCGTTGCTGGGACGACAGCCTGGCCTACACAACCATAGGAGAGGCTGAATGGTGATGAATCATGTTTGATAATTCCGTCCCtcttgccctcctcctcctcctcctcctctccctggacgtcacctctctctccctctctctccctgccctccATCTCACCTCTCCCCtaccctccttccctctcttagTCACAGCGCGGATGTGTCATTCTTTCTATCACTTCGGAGGTCCATGCCTGCCGAAGCACGGCGAGGTGATCTCTGGAGTGCCAAGACAGTGCCAAGACACAAGATTCCCCTCCTCCTTACGCCgttccacgcacacacacacacacacacacaaaaaaccccaccacctcctcatTCCCAGTGGATGGCACCGCTGACGCCTTCCGCAGCCAGGCGAAAAAGCCACACCTCCACGCCGTGGTGGATGTAGCCCCGGGATTGTATAAATGAGGGTGCGAAGGCAGAAGAGGAACCAGAGGCGGACCGGACGAGATGAAGATGGAGATGGCCAGCGTCAACTGGGTGCTTGCTGCTGCAGGGTTTCTTCTGTGGACCAGCGGTGGCTCTGCGGCACCCATGGAGTGCCACTTCGACTCCAGAGGTGAGAAGATCGATCtccattctttttaaaaaaaaagaggaaattacaaaatgtcTCTGAACAAATGTTCTGACTGCCACATGTCGCTGCAGCACTGTGCGTGTTCGAGGGGAGACACTTCTCACTGGGGGAGACCTGGATGGACAACGCTTGCATGCAGTGCACCTGCCTGCACCCCGTCGGCGTCGGCTGCTGCGAGACGTGAGTACACAAACATCCAGTTTTGTGGTTTGGTGTCCAGATGCCCACAGTTCACTTCGCTGcaggcgcccccccccccccccccccccccccccccccccccccgagacgCTGAATACAGTAGTAGAACGTTACCTCGGAGCAGTTGAACTTAACTGATGTGTCATGGGAAAATCTGGCTTGCAAGCGTGTTGAGATTTTGTGTTCAGGGCCTTTCCAAAAGTAGCAAAAGTCCGTTTTAAGTCAAGTGAATGTGCAGAGATAATGGCGGCAAAATGTACTTGagtattaaaagtaaaaaactgtttgatttgaaaatgttttgtgataCTTTTGTGGTGATGTTACCGACATGAACAGAATTTTAACAGCTGTAGCTGGTTGCAGCTCAGTCGAACTATTTCACTCGTTTATATACATTTAGAATAAGTTTTAGAATATATTTCACAAAGTGATCGTGTTAATCTTCTTGATCTAGAATGTAATAATTGCACCAGCTGC
This region of Scophthalmus maximus strain ysfricsl-2021 chromosome 12, ASM2237912v1, whole genome shotgun sequence genomic DNA includes:
- the msmp1 gene encoding prostate-associated microseminoprotein encodes the protein MKMEMASVNWVLAAAGFLLWTSGGSAAPMECHFDSRALCVFEGRHFSLGETWMDNACMQCTCLHPVGVGCCETVHRPVDFPAWCQVRVEPATCKVSLVQTADPRLPCYPGDDFKDPSHGSLQLQQQLGG